One window from the genome of Pseudanabaena yagii GIHE-NHR1 encodes:
- a CDS encoding HHL1-like protein produces MPVNKPTGFAQGSGQSKKKKKAPNKHQVAASKYDELKEKGLPEFNIYIRIKGKEWVPAGSMAVERSNLISRAIFQQEDALLKGAIRLYPILRKYKENLEYGYRLKEFPDEEITVAVLPEPTIGDKLNYAFTKAKQYFNSVTKKPDSK; encoded by the coding sequence ATGCCTGTAAATAAACCAACTGGATTTGCTCAAGGTTCGGGTCAGTCTAAGAAAAAGAAAAAAGCTCCTAATAAACATCAAGTTGCTGCTAGTAAATATGACGAGTTGAAAGAGAAGGGTTTGCCTGAGTTCAATATTTACATCCGTATTAAGGGAAAAGAATGGGTTCCTGCGGGTTCGATGGCAGTAGAAAGAAGTAATCTGATTAGTCGTGCTATTTTCCAGCAAGAGGATGCTTTGCTTAAGGGAGCAATTCGTCTTTATCCAATTCTACGGAAGTATAAGGAAAATCTTGAGTATGGCTATCGTCTCAAGGAATTTCCCGATGAAGAAATTACTGTTGCCGTACTTCCTGAACCTACCATTGGTGATAAGTTGAATTATGCTTTCACTAAGGCTAAACAGTATTTTAATAGCGTAACGAAGAAGCCAGATAGTAAATAG
- a CDS encoding glutamyl-tRNA reductase: protein MNIAVVGLSHKTATVEVREKLSIPEDRMEAAIAQLMSYPNIEEAAILSTCNRLELYVVTSEAEGGIREIMQFLAEFSQLPLQFLRRYLFILLRQDAVTHLMRVASGLDSLVLGEGQILAQVKNTHRLAQQHNGAGRILNQLFKQALSAGKRVRTETEIGTGAVSISSAAVELAQIKLQNLSDKHTTIIGAGKMSRLLVKHLISKGAQKIAIVNRSRARAEAMLKEFETSGAQFDIHPLDQMFDCVAVSDLVFTSTASTEVIISRKHLEEISTNHNGLTLVDISVPRNISSDVNELPNTRAYNVDDLQAVVAENQESRRQMAMQAEILLEGCVAEFDMWWRSLETVPTISKLRQKMEIIREQEMEKALSRLGNDFADKHQDVIESMTRGIINKILHDPMVQLRAQQDIESRRRAMQMLQVLFDLDSPSSQLKEG, encoded by the coding sequence ATGAATATTGCAGTTGTTGGCTTGAGTCACAAAACGGCGACTGTGGAAGTAAGAGAAAAGTTGAGTATCCCAGAGGATCGCATGGAAGCTGCGATCGCTCAACTGATGAGCTATCCGAATATCGAAGAAGCTGCAATTTTAAGCACTTGTAATCGCTTAGAGTTGTATGTAGTCACCAGCGAAGCCGAAGGTGGCATTCGCGAAATTATGCAGTTTCTTGCGGAATTTAGCCAACTACCTCTACAGTTCCTCCGTCGCTATCTGTTTATTCTGCTCCGTCAAGATGCCGTGACTCACCTGATGCGAGTTGCTTCAGGCTTAGACAGTCTCGTGCTTGGTGAAGGACAAATTCTTGCACAGGTCAAAAATACCCATCGTCTTGCCCAACAACACAATGGTGCAGGTCGCATTCTCAACCAACTTTTTAAACAAGCTCTCTCAGCAGGTAAACGAGTTCGCACTGAAACCGAAATTGGGACAGGTGCGGTGTCAATTAGTTCAGCAGCAGTAGAACTTGCTCAGATTAAGCTGCAAAATTTATCGGATAAGCACACAACCATCATTGGTGCTGGCAAGATGTCGCGCCTATTGGTCAAGCATTTAATTTCTAAAGGTGCACAAAAGATTGCGATCGTTAATCGCTCCCGTGCGCGTGCCGAGGCAATGCTCAAGGAATTTGAAACGAGTGGCGCTCAGTTTGACATTCATCCTCTCGATCAAATGTTTGATTGTGTGGCAGTTTCCGACTTGGTGTTTACCAGTACGGCTTCCACTGAGGTGATTATTAGCCGTAAGCATCTTGAAGAAATTTCTACAAATCATAATGGCTTAACCCTCGTTGATATCTCTGTACCCCGCAACATCAGTTCTGATGTAAACGAGTTGCCGAATACTAGAGCCTACAATGTGGACGATCTCCAAGCAGTGGTTGCCGAGAACCAAGAAAGCCGTCGGCAAATGGCAATGCAAGCGGAGATTTTACTCGAAGGTTGTGTAGCTGAGTTTGATATGTGGTGGAGATCGCTCGAAACGGTCCCCACGATCAGCAAGCTACGTCAAAAAATGGAAATCATCCGTGAGCAAGAGATGGAAAAGGCTCTATCTCGCCTTGGCAATGATTTTGCTGATAAGCATCAGGATGTGATCGAAAGCATGACTCGCGGCATCATCAATAAGATCTTGCATGATCCGATGGTGCAGTTACGCGCTCAGCAGGACATCGAGTCGCGCCGCCGTGCCATGCAAATGTTACAAGTCCTATTTGATCTAGATTCACCCTCTAGCCAACTGAAAGAAGGTTAA
- the glpX gene encoding class II fructose-bisphosphatase — MDNTISLEIIEVVEQAAIASSKWMGLGKKDEADEAAVEAMRERMNKIHMRGRIVIGEGERDEAPMLYIGEEVGVCTQPNAAEVCTIEELQEIDIAVDPCEGTNLVAYGQNGSMAVLAISERNGLFRAPDFYMDKLAAPPAAKGHVDIRKTPTENLKILSECLNRSIEELVVVVMDRPRHKGLISEIRAAGARVRLISDGDVSAAICCGFAGTNIHALMGIGAAPEGVISAAAMRCLGGHFQGRLVYDPAEVNTPESAKWTREGNLARLKEMGIEDGDKVYDAHELACGKDVLFAGCGITPGTLMEGVRFFGGGCRTQSLVISTQSKTARFVDTIHLTGDSPKTINLR; from the coding sequence ATGGATAATACAATCAGCCTTGAGATTATTGAGGTCGTTGAACAGGCTGCGATCGCATCTTCTAAGTGGATGGGCTTGGGCAAAAAAGACGAAGCCGACGAAGCAGCCGTTGAAGCAATGCGTGAACGCATGAACAAAATTCATATGCGTGGACGCATCGTTATCGGTGAAGGTGAGCGCGACGAAGCACCCATGCTATATATCGGTGAAGAAGTTGGTGTTTGCACACAGCCCAATGCTGCTGAAGTTTGCACAATCGAAGAATTACAAGAAATCGATATCGCTGTTGACCCTTGCGAAGGTACAAACCTAGTTGCTTATGGTCAAAACGGTTCGATGGCTGTTTTGGCTATTTCTGAGCGTAATGGTTTATTCCGCGCTCCTGACTTTTATATGGACAAATTAGCTGCACCTCCTGCTGCAAAGGGTCACGTAGATATCCGCAAAACACCTACCGAAAATTTAAAAATTCTGTCTGAATGTCTCAATCGCTCGATCGAGGAATTGGTTGTTGTTGTGATGGATCGTCCTCGTCATAAAGGCTTAATCTCGGAAATTCGTGCTGCGGGTGCTCGTGTACGTTTGATCAGTGATGGTGACGTATCTGCGGCAATTTGCTGCGGTTTCGCTGGTACAAACATCCATGCTTTGATGGGTATTGGTGCTGCCCCTGAAGGTGTAATCTCCGCAGCCGCAATGCGTTGCTTAGGTGGACATTTCCAAGGTCGTCTAGTATATGACCCAGCCGAAGTTAATACTCCTGAAAGCGCTAAGTGGACTCGTGAAGGTAACTTGGCTCGTCTTAAGGAAATGGGTATCGAAGATGGCGATAAGGTCTATGATGCTCATGAGTTGGCTTGTGGTAAAGATGTATTATTCGCTGGTTGTGGTATCACCCCCGGTACTTTGATGGAAGGAGTCCGCTTCTTTGGTGGCGGTTGCCGTACTCAGTCTTTGGTCATCTCTACTCAATCGAAAACTGCTCGTTTCGTTGATACCATTCACTTGACTGGCGATAGCCCTAAAACTATTAATTTGCGCTAA
- the purF gene encoding amidophosphoribosyltransferase, with product MLPDHSVFADEMPTEFLNHHDLNDLETNNNIETDKPQEACGVFGVLAAEGDVAKLVYFGLYALQHRGQESAGITVYDDRGITHTYKAMGLVSQIFNETILSEMKGALAIGHNRYSTTGSSKVCNAQPIVVTTRLGDFSLAHNGNLVNATELRGELSAQGHALESTTDSEGIAFAVGEAVEEGKDWQEAIVTALRRCHGAFSLVMAIPNAIVGARDAYGVRPLVIGKTPDGSYVLSSETCGLDIIGAEYVREVLPGELVIITMEKGIQSLQWEESKPKLCVFEMIYFARPDSVMHDESLYTYRLRIGRELAKENFVEADIVIGVPDSGIPAAIGFSRESGIPYGEALIKNRYVGRTFIQPTQAMRESGIRMKLNTLKDVLQGKRVIVIDDSIVRGTTSRKIVRALREAGATEVHMRISSPPVTHPCFYGIDTDSQDHLIASHNSVEAIAKQIEVDTLAYLSHDAMLTATQIDTTHFCTACFTGKYPIDVPDKLKRTKLMLENTAP from the coding sequence ATGCTGCCAGACCATTCTGTTTTTGCTGATGAGATGCCTACCGAATTTCTTAATCACCATGATCTTAATGATCTAGAGACAAATAATAATATCGAGACTGATAAACCACAGGAAGCTTGTGGAGTTTTCGGAGTACTAGCAGCAGAGGGGGATGTTGCCAAACTTGTATATTTTGGACTATATGCTTTACAACATCGTGGACAAGAGTCCGCAGGGATTACGGTCTATGACGATCGCGGTATAACCCATACCTATAAAGCGATGGGCTTAGTCTCACAGATTTTCAATGAGACTATTTTGTCAGAAATGAAAGGGGCTTTGGCGATCGGGCATAATCGCTACTCCACCACAGGTTCGAGTAAGGTGTGCAATGCTCAGCCTATTGTGGTAACTACTCGCCTTGGTGATTTTTCCCTCGCCCATAATGGCAACTTGGTAAATGCTACGGAGTTGCGCGGTGAGCTTTCTGCTCAAGGTCATGCCCTCGAATCAACCACTGACTCCGAAGGTATTGCCTTTGCCGTCGGAGAGGCAGTAGAAGAAGGCAAAGACTGGCAAGAGGCGATTGTTACGGCTTTGCGGCGATGTCATGGAGCTTTTAGCTTGGTGATGGCAATTCCTAATGCAATTGTTGGTGCACGAGATGCCTATGGTGTGCGTCCCCTAGTAATTGGCAAGACTCCCGATGGCTCTTATGTATTGTCGTCAGAGACCTGTGGATTAGATATTATTGGCGCAGAATATGTGCGTGAGGTTCTTCCGGGGGAACTTGTCATTATCACAATGGAAAAAGGGATTCAATCTTTGCAATGGGAAGAATCCAAACCCAAGCTTTGTGTATTTGAGATGATCTATTTTGCAAGACCTGATAGCGTCATGCATGATGAAAGTCTTTATACCTATAGACTGCGAATTGGTCGTGAACTGGCGAAAGAAAATTTCGTGGAAGCGGATATTGTGATCGGTGTGCCTGATTCGGGCATTCCTGCGGCGATTGGGTTTTCCCGCGAGTCAGGGATTCCTTATGGTGAGGCTTTGATCAAAAACCGTTATGTGGGACGTACTTTTATCCAGCCAACTCAGGCAATGCGTGAGTCTGGCATCCGCATGAAGCTGAATACGCTCAAGGATGTTTTGCAGGGTAAACGGGTAATTGTGATCGATGATTCGATCGTAAGAGGAACGACGAGTCGTAAAATAGTAAGAGCACTGCGTGAGGCTGGTGCGACTGAAGTACATATGCGTATTTCTTCACCGCCCGTGACTCACCCTTGTTTTTATGGTATTGATACGGACTCGCAAGATCATTTGATTGCTTCACACAATTCTGTAGAAGCGATCGCCAAACAGATTGAGGTTGATACGCTTGCGTATCTCAGTCACGACGCAATGTTAACAGCGACACAAATTGATACCACGCATTTTTGCACAGCTTGCTTTACAGGAAAATATCCTATTGACGTTCCTGATAAGCTCAAGCGCACCAAACTTATGCTAGAAAATACTGCACCATGA
- a CDS encoding VOC family protein, whose amino-acid sequence MTKILFHLAFPVKDIPSTKAFYIDGLGCLAGRESNDSLIMSLYGHQLVAHVVHESLEVQRGIYPRHFGLVFYSESNWMALLEKVHDKRLKFYQKPKVRFVDTPLEHRTFFLADHSGNILEFKHYKFETAIFGETDFHEVGDADFAQQVAVGTYK is encoded by the coding sequence ATGACCAAGATCCTCTTTCATCTCGCATTCCCAGTCAAAGATATTCCAAGCACCAAGGCTTTTTATATTGACGGCTTGGGTTGTCTTGCGGGGCGCGAGTCAAATGACTCACTGATCATGAGTTTGTACGGACACCAGTTGGTAGCGCACGTTGTTCACGAATCACTCGAAGTACAACGTGGAATTTATCCTCGTCATTTCGGCTTAGTTTTCTATTCTGAAAGTAACTGGATGGCTTTATTAGAAAAAGTGCATGATAAGCGACTGAAATTTTATCAAAAACCTAAGGTTCGCTTTGTTGATACCCCTTTAGAGCATCGAACTTTTTTCTTAGCTGATCATTCAGGTAATATTTTAGAGTTTAAGCATTACAAGTTTGAGACAGCTATTTTTGGCGAGACTGATTTTCATGAAGTCGGTGATGCAGATTTTGCTCAACAAGTAGCAGTTGGTACTTACAAGTAA
- a CDS encoding Spx/MgsR family RNA polymerase-binding regulatory protein translates to MSIQVYGIPSCGTCKKAIAWLEAQGIAYEFINTKDYPPSRTAIAEWVSILGERSMRNTSGQSYRALGSEKETWSHIQWIEGYAKDAMLLKRPLFVKDGKAIAVGFRNPEDLKQKLISN, encoded by the coding sequence GTTGTGGAACTTGCAAAAAGGCGATCGCTTGGCTAGAAGCTCAAGGTATTGCCTATGAATTTATAAATACCAAAGACTATCCGCCATCTAGAACAGCGATCGCTGAATGGGTAAGCATTTTAGGGGAAAGATCTATGAGAAATACCTCAGGGCAGTCTTATCGCGCCTTGGGTTCTGAAAAAGAAACATGGTCACATATTCAATGGATTGAAGGCTATGCCAAGGATGCCATGCTGCTAAAACGTCCTTTATTTGTCAAAGATGGTAAAGCGATCGCTGTAGGATTTAGAAATCCTGAAGATCTTAAACAAAAACTAATATCTAACTAA